In Effusibacillus pohliae DSM 22757, a genomic segment contains:
- a CDS encoding class II aldolase/adducin family protein — protein MAIYTFAGEIQNDFQRWFADGLNRKLAENGYRSAEHRDDSVRLVLNFADAKALRPYRRKAQATYVVTIVETDAMPDSILRAGYPILIRSLSNLLIYIVRTPEMFYTYFVTLEQGYYRVPFEEGREEEFFGKIFERLEPLASSNLIINNQFDPDLPEDLWEGDEVTEQLRRAGQKIEAMNLWPAPFPIQEILPPEDFRHVKRLYGIGGLSYGNLSARKDQSRFWMSGSGVNKGDLRTIGQDMLLIKGFDEQRNTMLLSVPPVVQPRRVSVDAIEHWMIYTEHPQVGAIVHIHAWMEGIPSTQINYPCGTVELAKAVAELVRQADNPARAIIGLKNHGLTITGADLDDIFERIDGRIIPQVPMT, from the coding sequence ATGGCGATCTACACTTTTGCCGGTGAGATTCAGAACGATTTTCAACGATGGTTTGCTGACGGCCTCAACCGGAAACTGGCGGAGAACGGCTACCGGTCGGCTGAACATCGCGACGACTCCGTCCGCCTGGTCCTGAACTTTGCGGATGCAAAGGCGCTCCGTCCGTATCGCCGGAAGGCACAGGCGACCTACGTGGTCACCATCGTCGAGACGGACGCGATGCCGGATAGTATTTTGCGGGCCGGCTACCCGATTTTGATCCGATCGTTGTCCAATCTATTAATTTATATCGTCCGCACGCCGGAAATGTTTTATACATATTTTGTCACGCTGGAACAGGGGTACTACCGAGTGCCGTTTGAAGAAGGACGGGAAGAAGAATTTTTCGGAAAAATTTTCGAGCGGCTGGAGCCTCTCGCTTCGTCCAACCTGATCATCAACAACCAGTTTGATCCCGATCTGCCGGAGGATCTGTGGGAAGGCGACGAGGTAACCGAACAGCTGCGACGGGCCGGGCAAAAAATCGAAGCGATGAACCTGTGGCCCGCTCCGTTTCCGATCCAGGAGATCCTGCCGCCGGAAGATTTTCGCCATGTGAAGCGGCTCTACGGAATCGGCGGCCTCAGCTACGGAAACCTGAGCGCCCGGAAGGATCAAAGCCGTTTCTGGATGAGCGGTAGCGGCGTCAACAAAGGGGATCTCCGGACAATCGGCCAGGACATGCTCTTGATCAAAGGCTTTGATGAACAGCGGAACACCATGCTGTTGAGCGTTCCGCCGGTGGTGCAGCCGCGTCGCGTATCGGTCGACGCAATCGAGCACTGGATGATCTACACGGAACATCCGCAGGTCGGTGCGATCGTCCATATTCACGCTTGGATGGAAGGGATCCCGTCGACGCAGATCAACTATCCCTGCGGTACGGTGGAGCTGGCGAAAGCGGTGGCCGAGCTTGTCCGGCAGGCGGACAACCCGGCGCGGGCGATCATCGGCTTGAAAAATCACGGTTTGACGATCACCGGCGCTGACCTAGATGACATTTTCGAACGGATCGACGGGCGCATCATTCCGCAGGTACCTATGACATGA
- a CDS encoding SDR family NAD(P)-dependent oxidoreductase, which yields MAIVGGSSGIGKETAKLFASRGARVILLARGKERLQAAARELERHDGEQQAGQVTILPTDVGAPEQVRQAAEQIAGKFGRLDVLIYGAAVFYLSPVETMDVQKARQSMDINYWGAVHVTQSFLPLIRKGNRKSMIYLSSLSTQCTPPFFTAYAATKHALRGFLLSLRQELRPEGIHVGIVSPGPTETPLIENDLHQNLYRLPPGIPVLTPETAAKAVLQAAFKRKRDVIVPGRIAAAARLASAFPSLVEMYYRLSVPGWNQLILAETKPLSEPGD from the coding sequence GTGGCGATTGTGGGAGGGTCCAGCGGGATCGGGAAAGAAACGGCCAAATTGTTCGCTTCCCGCGGTGCGAGGGTGATCCTGCTGGCCAGGGGGAAAGAGCGGCTGCAGGCGGCAGCCCGGGAACTGGAAAGGCACGACGGCGAACAGCAAGCGGGCCAGGTGACAATCCTTCCGACAGACGTGGGAGCGCCCGAGCAGGTCCGGCAAGCGGCAGAGCAGATTGCAGGCAAGTTCGGACGGCTCGATGTTCTGATATACGGAGCGGCCGTTTTTTATTTGTCACCGGTGGAAACGATGGACGTGCAAAAGGCGCGGCAATCGATGGACATCAATTACTGGGGCGCGGTGCATGTGACGCAATCGTTTCTGCCGTTGATCCGCAAAGGCAACCGCAAATCGATGATCTATCTTTCCTCCTTGTCGACCCAGTGCACCCCGCCGTTTTTTACTGCGTATGCGGCGACCAAACATGCGCTGCGCGGGTTTCTCCTGTCGCTGCGGCAGGAACTTCGGCCGGAAGGCATCCACGTGGGGATTGTGTCACCCGGCCCGACCGAGACGCCTTTGATCGAAAACGACCTGCATCAAAATTTGTATCGGCTGCCGCCGGGAATCCCCGTATTAACACCGGAGACCGCGGCCAAAGCGGTGCTGCAAGCGGCTTTCAAACGCAAGCGGGACGTCATTGTGCCGGGCAGGATTGCTGCGGCAGCCAGGCTGGCCAGCGCGTTTCCGTCGCTTGTCGAGATGTATTACCGGTTGTCGGTCCCCGGATGGAACCAACTGATCCTGGCGGAAACAAAGCCGTTGTCCGAGCCGGGCGACTAG
- the spoVAE gene encoding stage V sporulation protein AE — protein sequence MIYLWAFLVGGLICLIGQFLMDVVKLTPAHTMSALVVAGAVLDGLGLYEPLIKFAGAGASVPITSFGNALVHGAMAEAQRDGLIGVLTGIFEVTSAGISAAIIFGFLGALVFRPRG from the coding sequence ATGATCTACCTGTGGGCTTTTTTGGTAGGCGGTTTGATCTGTCTGATCGGCCAGTTCCTGATGGACGTGGTGAAACTTACCCCCGCTCATACGATGTCGGCGCTGGTGGTGGCGGGAGCGGTGCTGGACGGTCTCGGGCTGTACGAACCGCTGATCAAATTTGCCGGCGCCGGGGCGTCGGTACCGATTACCAGCTTCGGCAATGCGCTGGTGCATGGTGCGATGGCGGAGGCGCAACGAGACGGCCTGATTGGAGTGCTGACGGGAATTTTTGAGGTGACCAGCGCTGGGATTTCGGCGGCGATCATTTTCGGTTTTTTGGGCGCGCTGGTGTTTCGGCCGAGAGGATAG
- the spoVAD gene encoding stage V sporulation protein AD — translation MLQGHQTWVFANKPVIQSSAAIGGPFEAQGPLADDFDTLHSDLTIGQDSWEKAERTLLEEACDKAIEKAGLTKEKINFLLAGDLMNQIVSSSFGARTLTIPFIGMFGACSTAMETLAVASLIIDSQAADYVLAATCSHNASAEKQYRYPTEYGSQKPPTAQWTVTAAGAAVVGREDQERDDEPAGKGDDREDRLRLRVTSATIGRVVDMGLNDPFNMGAAMAPAAFNTIESHFRDRRLPPDYYDLIVTGDLGRVGHSILSDLLRKHETGIPLDRYQDCGIMIYGENPNVWSGGSGCGCSAAVTYGHLFRRMRQGELKRLLVVATGALLSPLTYQQGETIPCIAHAVSIESD, via the coding sequence ATGCTGCAAGGTCATCAAACCTGGGTGTTCGCCAACAAACCGGTGATCCAATCATCGGCCGCGATCGGCGGGCCGTTTGAGGCGCAGGGGCCGCTCGCTGACGATTTCGACACGCTGCACAGCGATCTGACGATCGGGCAGGACAGTTGGGAAAAGGCAGAGCGTACCCTGCTGGAAGAGGCGTGCGACAAAGCGATCGAAAAAGCGGGTCTGACCAAAGAGAAGATCAATTTTCTGTTGGCGGGCGATTTGATGAACCAGATCGTCTCTTCCAGTTTCGGCGCCCGGACGCTGACCATCCCGTTCATCGGCATGTTCGGCGCCTGTTCAACCGCGATGGAAACCCTGGCCGTCGCCTCGTTGATCATCGACAGCCAAGCGGCCGACTATGTGCTGGCCGCCACCTGCAGCCACAACGCGTCGGCGGAGAAGCAATACCGCTATCCTACCGAGTATGGATCGCAAAAACCGCCGACCGCCCAGTGGACGGTAACGGCCGCCGGCGCGGCCGTTGTCGGGCGGGAAGACCAAGAGCGGGATGACGAACCGGCAGGAAAGGGGGATGATCGGGAAGATCGACTCCGATTGCGCGTTACTTCGGCAACCATCGGCCGGGTCGTCGACATGGGGCTGAACGACCCGTTCAACATGGGGGCCGCGATGGCTCCTGCAGCGTTCAACACGATCGAATCCCATTTTCGCGACCGCCGGTTGCCCCCCGACTACTACGACCTGATCGTCACAGGCGATCTCGGGCGGGTAGGCCATTCCATCCTGTCGGATCTGCTGCGCAAGCACGAGACCGGGATTCCGCTGGACCGGTACCAGGATTGCGGTATCATGATCTACGGGGAGAACCCGAACGTCTGGTCAGGCGGGAGCGGATGCGGATGTTCGGCCGCCGTCACATACGGCCACCTGTTTCGCCGCATGCGGCAAGGGGAGTTGAAGCGGCTTTTGGTGGTGGCGACGGGCGCGCTGCTGTCTCCGCTGACGTACCAGCAGGGGGAGACGATTCCTTGCATCGCCCATGCGGTGTCGATTGAATCAGACTGA
- the spoVAC gene encoding stage V sporulation protein AC, with translation MANQKKKKLTLTQQHYQDRAKSLEPPRPLVRNFIRAFLVGGFICLIGQAIQDLFIRYLGFTQKTASNPTVAVLILLSVLLTGFGVYDRIAQWAGAGTAVPVTGFANSIVSTAIEHRSEGLVLGVGGNMFKLAGPVIVFGVVAAFVIGLIKTLVRMGG, from the coding sequence ATGGCCAACCAAAAAAAGAAAAAGTTGACGTTGACCCAACAACACTACCAGGATCGGGCGAAAAGCCTCGAACCGCCCCGGCCGCTGGTGCGGAATTTCATCCGCGCGTTTCTGGTCGGCGGTTTCATCTGTTTGATCGGACAAGCCATCCAGGATCTGTTTATCCGCTACCTTGGGTTTACGCAAAAAACGGCCAGCAATCCGACCGTTGCCGTACTGATTTTGCTGTCGGTGCTCTTGACCGGATTCGGCGTATACGACCGGATCGCCCAATGGGCGGGCGCCGGCACTGCCGTTCCGGTCACCGGCTTTGCCAACTCGATCGTTTCGACGGCGATCGAACATCGCAGTGAAGGGCTGGTGCTGGGCGTCGGCGGCAACATGTTTAAACTGGCCGGGCCGGTGATCGTCTTTGGCGTTGTCGCTGCATTTGTGATCGGCCTGATCAAAACACTGGTTCGGATGGGGGGATAA
- a CDS encoding DUF421 domain-containing protein, whose protein sequence is MPEWLNIIVRSIVSLLYLFLLTRWVGKRQISQLSFFEYVVGITVGSIAGVIATDIDGPLIYGLIALTIYGLFPVLTGWLALKSKTLRNIFYGNSTVLIKNGKIMEDNLKKARMTAEDLIAQLRLKNAFKAADVEFAAMEPNGSVSVLLKSKNQPLTPKHFGLAVAPVTEPQTVIIDGEIMDEPLATIGLNRQWLKAELEKIGVALENVFLGQVDENGQLYVDLYDDKIQVPTPQTLQLTCATLKKCQADLELYALGTQNQEGKQLYTEAAEQLRRVIEQVTPLLTR, encoded by the coding sequence ATGCCGGAATGGCTGAATATAATCGTGCGTTCGATCGTGTCGCTCCTGTATCTGTTTCTTTTGACGAGATGGGTCGGGAAACGGCAAATTTCGCAGTTAAGTTTTTTTGAATATGTCGTTGGCATCACCGTCGGATCGATCGCAGGAGTCATTGCGACAGACATCGACGGCCCGCTGATCTACGGACTGATCGCCCTAACGATCTACGGATTGTTTCCGGTGCTGACCGGCTGGTTGGCTTTGAAAAGCAAGACGCTGCGCAACATTTTCTACGGAAACTCCACCGTCCTAATCAAGAACGGCAAAATCATGGAAGACAATCTGAAGAAGGCGCGAATGACTGCCGAAGACCTGATAGCGCAATTGCGTTTGAAAAATGCGTTCAAAGCGGCCGACGTAGAATTCGCTGCGATGGAGCCGAACGGGTCGGTTAGTGTGCTGCTGAAATCGAAAAACCAACCGCTCACGCCCAAGCACTTTGGGTTGGCTGTGGCGCCGGTGACCGAGCCGCAGACGGTGATCATCGATGGCGAGATCATGGATGAGCCGCTGGCGACAATCGGACTGAACCGGCAGTGGCTGAAGGCGGAGCTGGAAAAAATCGGCGTCGCGCTGGAGAACGTGTTTCTCGGACAAGTGGATGAAAACGGGCAGCTTTATGTGGACTTATACGATGACAAAATTCAGGTACCCACCCCGCAGACGCTGCAACTGACCTGCGCCACGCTGAAAAAATGTCAGGCCGATTTGGAACTGTACGCCCTGGGAACGCAGAATCAGGAAGGCAAACAGTTGTACACAGAAGCGGCTGAGCAGCTGCGAAGGGTGATCGAGCAAGTGACTCCGCTTCTGACGAGATAA
- a CDS encoding DUF1657 domain-containing protein, whose product MTVASQVKQTLASLKSAQANLETFALNTQNKQAKQMYTQAAQTTQSVINTLEQRVNQLEKEEPQYKGF is encoded by the coding sequence ATGACCGTAGCATCCCAAGTCAAACAAACGCTGGCTTCTCTCAAGAGCGCACAGGCGAATCTGGAAACGTTCGCTTTAAACACGCAAAACAAGCAGGCGAAGCAAATGTACACGCAAGCGGCGCAAACCACCCAGTCGGTCATCAATACGCTCGAACAGCGTGTCAACCAATTGGAAAAGGAAGAACCGCAATACAAAGGATTCTAA
- a CDS encoding RrF2 family transcriptional regulator gives MKLSSKGEYALRALLVLGQNRNGVLPIADIAAATQVPVNYLEQILLQLKHLGFVRSKRGIHGGYSLRLPPEAIAIGEVIRQLEGPLAPMGCVSVTAYDPCQLEQGCLLKPLWALIRDTVANVLDRTTLYDLLEGKIQSVAGRGEIHV, from the coding sequence TTGAAACTGTCAAGCAAAGGGGAGTACGCACTGCGGGCTCTGCTCGTGCTCGGGCAAAATCGCAACGGCGTGCTGCCGATCGCCGATATTGCAGCGGCTACACAAGTTCCTGTGAATTATTTGGAGCAAATTTTGCTGCAATTGAAACACCTCGGGTTCGTCAGGAGCAAACGAGGCATTCACGGCGGCTACTCGCTGCGCCTGCCGCCGGAGGCGATCGCGATCGGCGAAGTCATCCGGCAGTTGGAAGGGCCGTTGGCGCCCATGGGATGCGTCAGTGTGACAGCCTACGATCCCTGTCAACTGGAGCAGGGGTGTTTGCTCAAACCGTTGTGGGCACTGATTCGCGATACGGTAGCGAACGTGCTGGACCGCACGACACTCTACGATTTGCTGGAAGGAAAAATCCAATCTGTTGCCGGCAGAGGTGAGATTCATGTCTGA
- a CDS encoding YezD family protein: MSEKTIQELRDSRLETILNALEGLEYGTLQIIVHDSQITQIERTEKKRFPLQRVQRSEQAGFSGHNNK; this comes from the coding sequence ATGTCTGAAAAAACGATTCAGGAGCTGCGCGATTCCCGCCTGGAGACGATTCTCAACGCCCTGGAGGGACTGGAATACGGTACGTTGCAGATTATCGTTCACGACTCCCAGATCACCCAGATCGAGCGAACGGAGAAAAAGCGGTTTCCGTTGCAACGCGTGCAACGATCCGAACAAGCCGGTTTTTCGGGACATAATAATAAGTAA
- a CDS encoding sulfate ABC transporter substrate-binding protein — MNFKLRLNQWGGWLLAGGLALSLAGCGHQDAPAGTTAASTPSGTVSLLNVSYDPTRELYEDYNKAFADYWKQKTGQAVTIKQSHGGSGKQARSVIDGLEADVVTLALGYDIDAIQQAGLIQSNWQSRLPNRSTPFTSTIVFLVRKGNPKGIKDWDDLIKPGVSVITPNPKTSGGARWNYLAAWGYALRKNNGDEAAAKQFVSRLFKNVPVLDSGARGATTTFVERGIGDVLIAWENEALLAVKELGQDKFEIVVPSVSILAEPPVSVVDKVVDKRGTRAVAEAYLQYLYSEQGQEIAAKHYYRPQLKSVADKYAAQFPKLELFTIDQLFGGWDKAHRTHFADGGVFDQIYKP, encoded by the coding sequence ATGAACTTCAAATTGCGTCTCAACCAATGGGGAGGATGGTTGCTTGCGGGAGGGCTTGCGCTCAGCCTCGCAGGCTGCGGCCACCAGGACGCTCCCGCCGGGACGACCGCTGCTTCCACACCGTCCGGAACGGTCAGCCTGCTGAACGTTTCCTACGATCCGACGCGGGAACTCTACGAAGACTACAACAAAGCGTTCGCCGACTACTGGAAACAGAAAACCGGCCAAGCGGTGACCATCAAACAGTCGCACGGCGGCTCGGGCAAACAGGCACGGTCGGTGATCGACGGACTGGAAGCGGATGTGGTCACACTCGCTCTCGGCTATGATATCGACGCCATTCAACAGGCCGGACTGATTCAATCCAACTGGCAGAGCCGCTTGCCGAACCGCAGCACTCCCTTCACATCGACGATCGTATTTTTGGTCCGGAAAGGCAATCCGAAGGGAATCAAGGATTGGGACGATCTGATCAAACCGGGCGTTTCGGTGATCACCCCGAACCCCAAGACATCAGGCGGCGCCCGCTGGAACTATCTGGCCGCCTGGGGATACGCCCTCCGCAAAAACAATGGGGATGAAGCGGCCGCCAAACAGTTCGTCAGCCGGTTGTTCAAAAATGTCCCGGTGCTCGATTCGGGAGCCCGCGGCGCTACCACCACGTTTGTCGAACGGGGCATCGGCGATGTGCTGATCGCCTGGGAAAACGAAGCACTGCTGGCGGTCAAGGAACTGGGACAAGACAAATTTGAAATTGTCGTGCCTTCGGTCAGCATCCTCGCCGAACCGCCGGTGAGCGTGGTCGACAAGGTGGTCGATAAGCGCGGCACGCGGGCGGTAGCGGAAGCATACCTGCAGTACCTGTACTCGGAACAGGGCCAGGAAATCGCGGCGAAACATTACTATCGCCCGCAGTTGAAATCGGTCGCAGACAAGTACGCCGCCCAATTCCCCAAGCTGGAGCTGTTTACGATCGATCAGTTGTTTGGCGGTTGGGACAAAGCGCATCGGACCCATTTTGCCGATGGCGGCGTGTTTGATCAAATCTACAAACCCTAG
- the cysT gene encoding sulfate ABC transporter permease subunit CysT has translation MQKALKPHSILPGFGLSLGFTLAYLGLVVLIPLATLLLKTSTLSWDRFWSLVTAERVLLACRLSFGAALVAALINLVFGVLIAWVLARYTFPGKRLIDGLVDLPFALPTAVAGIALTTLYAPSGWIGRYLQLLGIKASFTPLGIVIALTFIGLPFVVRTVQPVLQDLDRQLEEAAATLGANQLQTFRRVILPQLVPAILTGFALAFARGVGEYGSVVFISGNMPMKTEIAPLLIMAKLEQFDYTGATAIALVMLVASFAILLSINLLQWYSHKRYSGAGGGICL, from the coding sequence ATGCAAAAAGCGCTGAAACCACACAGCATCCTGCCGGGGTTCGGGTTGTCGCTCGGGTTCACCCTCGCCTATCTCGGCCTGGTCGTGCTGATTCCGCTCGCCACCCTGTTGCTCAAGACGTCCACCCTAAGCTGGGATCGGTTCTGGTCGCTGGTCACGGCCGAGCGCGTGCTGCTCGCCTGCCGGCTCAGCTTCGGCGCCGCGTTGGTCGCAGCGCTGATCAATCTGGTATTCGGCGTTTTAATCGCTTGGGTGTTGGCCCGCTACACGTTTCCCGGCAAACGGCTGATCGACGGACTGGTCGATTTGCCGTTCGCCTTGCCCACCGCCGTTGCGGGTATCGCCCTGACCACCCTGTACGCTCCCTCCGGCTGGATCGGGCGCTACCTGCAACTGCTCGGGATCAAAGCGTCCTTCACACCGCTTGGGATCGTGATCGCCCTGACCTTCATCGGCCTGCCGTTTGTCGTGCGAACCGTGCAGCCGGTGCTGCAGGACCTTGACCGCCAGTTGGAAGAAGCGGCCGCCACGTTGGGAGCCAACCAGCTGCAAACGTTCCGGCGTGTGATTCTGCCGCAGCTGGTCCCGGCCATCCTGACCGGATTCGCGCTGGCGTTTGCGAGGGGGGTCGGCGAGTACGGATCGGTTGTCTTTATCTCCGGCAACATGCCGATGAAGACGGAAATCGCCCCGCTGTTGATCATGGCGAAATTGGAGCAGTTTGACTACACGGGAGCAACGGCGATCGCGCTGGTGATGCTCGTCGCATCTTTTGCCATTCTGCTGTCGATCAATCTGTTGCAATGGTACAGCCACAAGCGTTATTCCGGAGCGGGAGGAGGGATTTGCCTTTGA
- the cysW gene encoding sulfate ABC transporter permease subunit CysW: MNRLMRGVLIAIVLAFLGLFLVVPLVSIFAEAMKRGADAYFAAITQPEALAAIRLTLLTAAITVPLNLLFGIAAAWLIAKFDFVGKNVLLALIDLPFAVSPVISGMIFVLLFGGQGLFGPWLAAHGIRIVFAVPGIVLATLFVTFPFVARELIPIMQAQGKDEEEAALSLGANGWKTFFRVTLPNVKWGLLYGVILCNARAMGEFGAVSVVSGHIRGLTNTLPLHIEILYNEYKFTAAFAAASLLTLLALLTLVAQSVVEWKGKQQLNRSHG, from the coding sequence ATGAATCGGCTCATGCGGGGAGTTTTGATCGCCATCGTGCTGGCGTTTCTGGGACTGTTTCTGGTCGTGCCGCTCGTCTCGATTTTTGCCGAGGCTATGAAAAGAGGAGCGGACGCCTATTTCGCCGCCATCACACAACCGGAAGCATTGGCCGCCATCCGCTTGACGCTGCTGACGGCAGCGATCACAGTCCCTTTGAATCTGCTGTTTGGCATCGCCGCCGCCTGGCTGATCGCGAAATTTGATTTTGTCGGAAAAAATGTGCTACTCGCACTGATCGACCTGCCGTTTGCCGTGTCGCCCGTCATCTCCGGTATGATTTTCGTGCTGCTGTTCGGCGGGCAGGGACTGTTCGGCCCCTGGCTCGCCGCCCACGGCATCCGGATTGTGTTTGCGGTACCGGGAATCGTCCTTGCCACGCTGTTTGTCACGTTTCCGTTCGTCGCCCGCGAACTTATCCCGATCATGCAGGCACAGGGAAAAGACGAGGAAGAAGCCGCTCTGTCGCTCGGGGCAAACGGTTGGAAAACCTTCTTTCGCGTCACTCTTCCCAACGTAAAATGGGGCCTGCTCTACGGAGTGATTCTGTGCAACGCCCGGGCGATGGGGGAATTTGGAGCCGTCTCGGTCGTCTCCGGTCATATTCGCGGCTTGACGAACACGCTGCCTTTGCATATCGAGATTCTGTACAACGAGTACAAGTTTACGGCCGCTTTCGCCGCCGCCTCCCTGCTGACATTGCTGGCATTGCTGACGCTGGTCGCGCAAAGCGTTGTGGAGTGGAAAGGCAAACAACAATTGAACCGTTCGCATGGTTAA
- a CDS encoding sulfate/molybdate ABC transporter ATP-binding protein → MSIQVVKVSKTYGTFAALQEIDLEIPSGQLCALLGPSGSGKTTLLRLLAGLEKVEQGQIYFDAEDVTGRSVRERKVGFVFQHYALFRHMTVFQNVAFGLQVLPRKQRPSKAEIHEKVDQLLQLVQLKGLENRYPAQLSGGQRQRVALARALAIEPKVLMLDEPFGALDAKVRQDLRQWLRQLHDQLHITSLFVTHDQEEALEIADRVVILNNGRIEQVGTPEEVYHHPVNPFVLHFLGRVNRVQPNPHDPSIVGYTRPHEFDVSRHASSPVSIKAVIRRVRHFGAVIRLDVARCDTGDAMQVEIGCDRYAELALKTGETIFLTPRVARFFAGADGGSITHSSQSPIATVI, encoded by the coding sequence ATGAGCATTCAGGTTGTGAAAGTCAGTAAAACCTACGGGACATTCGCCGCCCTGCAAGAGATCGACCTGGAAATTCCCAGCGGACAGTTATGCGCCCTGCTGGGGCCGTCCGGGTCGGGCAAAACAACTTTGTTGCGGCTGCTTGCGGGGTTGGAAAAGGTTGAACAGGGGCAAATCTATTTTGACGCGGAAGATGTGACCGGACGAAGCGTCCGGGAGCGGAAGGTCGGGTTTGTATTCCAGCATTACGCCTTGTTTCGGCACATGACCGTTTTTCAAAACGTCGCGTTCGGACTGCAGGTCCTGCCGCGCAAGCAACGGCCATCAAAAGCTGAGATTCACGAGAAAGTGGATCAACTGCTGCAGCTTGTCCAGTTAAAAGGGCTGGAGAACCGATATCCCGCCCAACTGTCCGGCGGACAGCGGCAACGGGTGGCCCTGGCGCGGGCGCTGGCCATCGAACCGAAAGTGCTGATGCTCGACGAACCGTTCGGTGCCTTGGACGCCAAGGTGCGCCAGGATCTGCGCCAGTGGCTGAGGCAGTTGCATGACCAGCTTCATATCACCAGCCTATTTGTCACCCACGATCAGGAAGAAGCGCTGGAAATCGCCGATCGCGTGGTGATCTTGAACAATGGACGAATCGAACAGGTCGGCACCCCGGAGGAAGTGTATCACCACCCGGTCAATCCGTTTGTTTTACACTTTCTCGGCAGAGTCAACCGGGTGCAGCCGAATCCGCACGACCCATCAATTGTCGGCTATACAAGACCACACGAGTTCGATGTATCGCGCCATGCGTCAAGTCCGGTCAGTATCAAAGCGGTGATCCGGCGCGTCCGCCATTTCGGCGCGGTCATCCGGTTGGATGTGGCAAGATGCGACACAGGCGATGCAATGCAAGTGGAAATCGGTTGCGATCGTTATGCCGAACTGGCGTTAAAAACGGGGGAGACAATTTTTCTGACTCCTCGCGTCGCCAGGTTTTTTGCGGGAGCGGACGGGGGATCGATCACCCATTCCAGTCAGTCCCCGATTGCGACAGTGATTTAA